The Zingiber officinale cultivar Zhangliang chromosome 2A, Zo_v1.1, whole genome shotgun sequence genomic sequence ccgacatgataataaagttgagtggtactactcttggaatcatatattcattaattaagttgtcagtaactcatttaattaacggacatacgatatcttaaacacagtgagattaacacactcataataagaagaagcccatattgtaatatgggattggtgcggtagttcaataataaccctttagtggtatgagttattattgatggacttgagttgagtgttcgggccgaacacaggaagcttaatccCATCAGAAGGCCTAAATCAATCCCTCCCCTAggttcctattgtagcctctatataaatccTCACACCCATCCATCCACGTTTTTGTTTTTGGTTAATCTCCTCcttcctagggtcggcgcctctTCTCTTTGTTAGGGTCGGcgcctcttctccttgctagtGTCAGCACctcttctcctagctagggccgacacttctcctccttgctagggtcggcgcctccTCCTTTACTAGGGCTGACACctcttccttgctagggccgTCGACCCTTGCTTAGCATCCTTTATGGACAgcggcttggaaaagaagaagaagaggagaaggtgccttatcctagagcttctcttggtggtcagtggtttggaaacaaagaagggaagggtgtttgttatcttggtagatcgtcgcccacacaacgtccaagaagagaaaaggaatacaacagaagatcaagagatctttggctacaaaagaaaggtacaactagttctttgattctaatgtataattagtttagttttctttgtatcgatcctgaataccaacataagaggctagcgatcttatacttcgatcaaggtgtgctttgatccgttaaGTACTTGCTCGATTGATTAAACACATGTctaatcgaacatgcgggttgctaggaaaagttgtgtacttgtataatttttatacaggagaaattgaaacagaacgaaattccagcgccttcaaatAGGGCCTCGGAGATTTTAACATGTTAATATACTTATGTCATaaggaatttatatctaaattaaaTATGTATTAGTTTACAGGTTTTTAgacaaaattcatttaaaatgATAAGGCATATaacttgaaataaagaaattaagatttctttgaaatctctTGAAACATTGATTCCTCAAGTAAATTTTTAAGAATCAACTTCGTACTATATGATACAACCACaaattggctctgataccactattgggttcgGAGCATAGCGGAAGACATATACTAAATCATGGATCtcttcgtggtacatatagttttataaaaataacataaaaacatatctcAAGTTCTCGATAGGCTtgaatgatatcacagacagataagagccccacgtgtgactcctctagcgataTCCACACACACACTAGATCATGAACTTGATACGATCcattaggtgctagcctcttggattgACAAaatcttggaagcactaccgatctcttccaaTGGAAGAAAGCGAAGAAGAAGTTGATGAAGGAGAAATCGAGAGAAGGAATTCGTCATTTGAATACGAAAAtgactacttatagcctccaaggaatacgaaaagttaaggtctcaattaattcatcatttatgatctccattaattaagaagatgaatagttataacctccataaattcttcatttatggccttcattatgataactctttaAATTCTTCATCAATCATCATTAtaatgactcttcgaattctccattaatcatcatgattatgactatttgaattttctcttctttgtattaaataaatctatatttgatcttgatctagaCTAGCTTCcgatatttcaaaattaattaataatccaatTAATTCTTATTCTGaaataatcaattgattaattttagtatccactaaaataatcaataatattcatgtctacgtgctatgcatGCAACcatctaggttttatacacgaaggtaatgtaaatccatacacataCTAAGGTAACCATCTAGCAACAGTTTTCAGCCacccaacgtgataaaattaatatcagtcataaactataaaccatcatgaaccgattactgtgtaatttaatctcttcatctaagcctacatctCAATTAATTCGGTACATTATGCATTATTACCAAATTAGTTATTTTACTTAGTtttcaagatataatagactccctTTGAATGATAAATTATTCtctcccatggccatggattttgagtcactaatatctttATCAAGCGGTCAGGATGTCAACTCTTAATCCAAGATAGTGATGAATCCTCTATTAACTCAATAATATTCTCTCTATGCTTAGCTATATACCTAACCACCGTATTAATCCCAATTGCATCTTTGATGATTCTTGGTCCAGACTTAATTGGGATTGGAAGCTTTACTTCTTCATCTAAGACAACATCAACAGATACCTGGAAAAAATTGAAAGCTCTGCCTCCTTTTGATGGTAAAACAATATTGTTTATTTTTGCAAAGAAATAAAGGTAAAAGatcgtccaattttgtttttacCAATCAAATCAAAAGTATTATTCACAAGAATACATATTGTGTTACTTTACTATATAAATTACTAACTCTTTCAAAGAGGATGAAATCaaaaaatttatagaattttaatAAACTATCTCCTGGGCGGATTTAAAATtccattaaataaataatataatatagaCTTATTTTTAGTTTATCTAAAAGATAAAAAGAAAACTATATGGACACTAATAGACTATGGCAGCAAACTCCTTCCTGTAAACGACATACACGAAATAACAAACAAAATATTTCTTAGCTCACAGATTTGTTTCGAGATGATGATTTTTCTTCATTGTTCATATATCAACAAGAAGATCTTAATGTGAAAAATATGGCATATGCGACTTCAACATATAGAGGTATATGATTTGCATTATCATCTAGTTTTACTGAAATAGATGTGTAAGCGAAACTACTTTCAGTACATACCACCAATCCTTCCATTATTTGAGTAACGAGAAAAATaggaaataatagaaataaatttgaGACTAGAACAGGAAAAATAAAATTAGTGATTGCaggtttgaaaaaaaaacatcaaaTTCCTAAATAGTCCTTCAAAAGTTTGGCGATCACTGATTCCTTGAGAATCGAAGATGATGAACTAGAAATCAGTCAAAGTAAGAACTTAGAAAGCAGATTTCTACAAACACCAAACTAGATCTGAGAGAGGGCGGTAGAAGACTAACCCTATAATACAAGACTATAGATGCAAAAATAGAGGACAGAGACACAAAGCTGGAGATGCAAAAACGGAGGACGAAGACGCAAGGTTGGAGACGCAAGGCTGGAGGATGAAGACGCAAGGCTGGAGACACAAGGTTGGAGGACAGAGACGCAAGGCTGGAGGACAGAGACGCAATCTGAAGATGAAAAAACGGAGGTGGTGGAAGGTTAGAGACGCGCGGCTACTAGGGCTAGCAATTGGGATTTTGAGTGTTTATGTCTTAGCGAGGTTAATGTTTAAGACTCATAAAAATTAGAAGCAACGATGggaaattaaaagtttaattaattcgTATCCAGTTCATTTTTTTACTTCAcacataaaaattatatatttttttactttttacttcATCAAAATCAATGTATCGAaggaaaatattattaaaatttaatagtGAAGcctttgttttttaaattttgaagtaaaaaaataatgttttattTCGCTAGTGTTATTACCGAAGTTGATTAgtatatattacttcataattaaTACTCGCCGAAGTAACCagtaggggtgtaaacgaatcgaatcgagccgaatatgctgaaaaatttaaggctcgaattcggctcgaaataagtatattcgagttcgagctcgattcgaagctcgaaaaatttaaaatgtttggttcgagttcggttcgaattagggttcgggttcgaattcggctcgaaatattcgaacatgttcgcgaactattcgaattattactcgaaaataggctcgaaaggctcgaaatttatttatttaatatatatttaacttatattaataaatattaaggctcgtgaacagctcgcgagcggctcgaacaatataatttgggctcgagttcggctcgaaaaaaagttcgaacatgttcgagttcggctcgaattcgataaattcgaatacgaatcgaatatttttcgagccggctcgaaaagctcgcgagccggctcgattcgtttgcagccctagtAACCAGTGGCGAAGTAAAAAAACCCAAAATTCTATTAGtggagtaagtgtagtcctaagAACATGTTTAACACAtgaattaagagattctttataaaaatattcaaatatGCATTTAGATTCAAAACTAAAAAAAAGATGTTCTACAGaatcaaatttagctaatgattctcttaatttattatccgaatataaaaaattaagatCAAGAAAATATAAAATTGAGATGAGGATTAGAAAAGATGGGtgtgaaaataatgaaataagctctctatttatagagtttggatagtaaTGGAtattaaatcatagtcattgataaaaaacggtcaaatgatttTAACCATTGAAAAAAAATACTCTAACCCCCTCCCTCAATGGTTAGGAACTGCTGGTCCAATgtattggtgcaggttgcactaataatatgGTTTTAATGTATAACAAATATGTTAAAGTTGTATGTGTTGTTTgcctaacctttctaccaagtgtgctgGAGTCGAGTAGTCTGAAGGATCTgataccaggctgaaatccagctaggtgccgatatctggcaagaagtccggtTGGGTTTGTGGAACCTGACAATCGGTCGAAGCCCAGTTAGGTTtgcagacctgacaactggtaggaagacctggtgggtcaaatgTAAGTCAAGTGACTATAATTgataagtaaaggtaaacaactgTAGGAGAGATCCAGTAAGGACACGTTTCCCGTTGAGAAAACTGTAGACAtagatccaacttagatccatttgggaaacctaagttgagatcttaactATATCTTGGTCTCGAGTTGTaaaattaataagggaatttttccagaatttttggaaatttttcgagaattttcggagctcgtacgaacgagttaacgaggataaaaacggggccgagaaaaagcctgtttagacgacccatttaagcgaggaaaagttggatttattttcctttttctattttcttttccttatttttctttttccccgcTGTTTCCTTCCCTCGACGCCGAACCCGTGCCCGACTTCTCCTCCTCCCCCGGCGCCCGACgccctcctccgagccctaaccccCCAGCAGTTTCctcctttttctcttcctctattTCCTTCCCGAGCCGTCGACACCGCACGAAGCAGTGCCGACCCAGCGCCGACGCCGCCCTTTCCTGCGTACAAGCCCTCGGCCAAGGAAACCCTAGCACCGACAACCatcttccctctgccctagttccGACTCACGGTCGCCGGTGCAAACCTTCAACCAAGGGCCGAGCCCAACCCTAGTTTTCCTTTGCGTGCCACTACCGAGGGTGAGTTTGCTTCTCCCCTCTGTTCTCAGTTTCTCACCGCCGTGTCTCTACTCGGATTGGTTTTGGACAGGAGCAAGGAGCACGGAGCCGAGGCCCTCTTTCCCCCTGCCTTAGTGTTGACTGCCattttccctgtgccctagcgctgGCAGCAGCCTTTCACtttgccctagatcgccggaatCTGGAAGCTTGAGTAGGTCTTCGGTTAGGAGCAGCAACCCAAGCCTTGGTGTCCCtttccgtgccctaattccactgTGGGGTCTTCGTTTGGTTCTGGCAGCACTCCGATGAGCAGCTCCCCTTGTTCCAGCATCAAGAGGGGCTATGAATTGAGGTAAGATTCGGGTATCAGAAGTTTTCTTGCTGTAATTCAGTTGTTTGGACTGATTCTAAGAGGAATGTATGTTTTGTTGTTCTTTACGTAGTTGTCGACAAAAGCTTTAGGGCAGTGAGGTGGATTTCCAGCAGCCACCTTATTTAtagctgtgagtttgaggtatgttGTAAGAATTTGGCTGCGTGTTGTAgtggataatggattgatttaggAATGGTTTAATTACATGATTATGTGTAGGTTTGAATTGGAAGTTGTAATTAGTTGTCGaatgttgattaggtttatgtgtttttaaaattagggttttgtcctaatttagggttaaagaatttatttagatatttataggaatttagctaaataatcgtatatctattggatacaggactttgacgcgagacgagtatctcgatgtcggatttggacattcctattagAGGCgagtacttctgactttatgtcgtttgatatgcatagtagtgaatttaacaaattgtaataattttgtttcttatctgtttcggttagtcactacccgatacttgttacatgcttggttgatatttgttttgcatctcatgttatttcttacctgcttatacatgcttatagggggtagtgatataccatgcttcaccatgttcaggacctaggttttataccttatcttatctgtgtacctttgatttgattcattgacctaaggtgcaccttctatatatatatggtttagctcaggatatttacatggttagtgtcatgcaccattcgcatgattgcatgctgtgcgatagtccgctctattattgttgagcacatcgccagttacatggatctgcacacaccaccactcatgggttagtggtcgattcaggcagagtgtgttgcagcagggactctgtttggcttcggtggtccgctcatgggtagtgtgacgtagcgtggtagccgacagagattcctccccgtcatcgtgtaccgggagatgagagcattgcgctcccccatttatgatttggggtaggaggataggtgtactctgacagcatcccgtccactcggtcactcatcaggagcagtgacgacagagtgcacggttgtcacagccctacccactcggtctcaccattgtgtgtgagatggttgactggcgtcaggggtgacaaggacgcatcattggcatcatacgcattgatgcatttatttcttgtgattgtgtttgctgcatattggttgaatacccatgcttgacatgcatacaggatttctatacctcttggACTGTTTATCCTGTACcagatcctggttagtacagttttctcctatttactacagttgcattttatccttcttatatcaggagactgtacacatgattagtgttagatgttatttctctactatgtatatcagttgttacccgctgaggagttgactcaccccgtggatatttactattttcaggttgatgctgtcaggagagagttccagttgctagtcccctgcagccacGAAGATATTTATTTATACTTTGGTTTTtatgtactagactatgtttggactGGATTTTGTTTTGATACTAGGAGCTTGTATGGATTGTATTTGTCGATGGgtttttaattggatttgttttattatatgcctgcctagacggcagaagaggtaagttgatttgatcatcggatttgtgttttatgagtgtagtggagtaggatatcggttttgagctttatgggtgtagttgagtagggtggattttgagtcttattatcattgcttattaaactgcgtggatgtctatatgttgtggtttgtttattattgttatttattccagccgcatgtggctgaggtatatggtgatgtagtaaagtttcagattgtccgccgtacaggggagatgctgccgaaatttctttggacagggactcctccggggcatgacacGAGTAGActggatctaattactactcctatccGCTGAGttgtactaactctgttttgcaggatgaaCCTATTTTTGTTGCCCAGAACTAACTCTTTTTTTGTAAGAAAAGAAGGAGCTAAAAAAGAGGGTGCATGTTCCTGGACCAGCTCGCCCAGACAGCTTCCTTGGGCGCCCTGgcgatccgggcgctcggagtcaGTCCAGGTGCCTGAACCGTAAAATTCATCCACAAGCTGATGTGGAGCGCGTCGATTGGTTGAGCCACGTAGTTCAAGCGCCTGGAggggttccaagcgcccggaatgggcctatataaaagCCTTCGACCAGAAACTTAAAAATGACAACTACTACAATTTTCTCTCTTGCGTGCAGCTCCGAAAAAGCTCCGACAACACCGAAAGGTTGTTCCGGAGTTCGAAGAATGAAGAGTCCTTCAGATTTCCTTTTCGTATTGGTAACATTATTCTTTTCAGTTCTTGTAACCAATTCCTGTAATACATTATGAACTAATAATGGATTgttcaacgaaagcactcaacgagtgagGACGTTGGACTAGGAGTTATCGAAGGCTCAGAACTAAGTAAAACTTGGTTTATTAacattgttttcttttcttccgCTGCATACTTCAATTTGCTATCGATTTTCAACGATCACTATTTACCCACCTAGCGTCTTTCCGATCCTACACAacgagtaaaaaaaaaattatgtgaaCCGGTAGATCAAACCAACGTTTAACTGGCGATTCACCGATTCTTGACTTATAGAATTGGAACCGGCCCAACAGGTTGCCAGGCTGGTTCTGGTTCGGCCCCGTGAACTGGTCGAACCAAGTCAACGAACAATCAGCTTGTTGACCGGGTTACAAGCCCGGCCCATGTCCGGGTCTGACCCGACCGGAGGTCGAATCTAAGCGTATTCTCAAGTAATTTGGGCTATATTGGGTGAGATAACCTGTAACGTAATATAATTAAGATAATATTATACGATTCATTATTTATTTGGTACAATTTTAAACCGATAGTATAATATAATATGAATTATAAAAGTTAATAATATGTCATAAAATTTTATAACCTGAATTACATTATCCCTAATCACATATAGCCTTAGTTTAATTCCTAACCGGCAAGTAAACTATTGGTAATACTAAATTGCCACGTCAATAGCTATGATACTTTTTGAATTTAATACGGAGATAAAATATAGAGTTATAACGTCGAAATTAGTAAGCTCGCAAGAATTAAATAAcagattaaaaataatatatttttttagaaaaataaaccaacataaaAATATGAACCTAACACTTTTCAAAATTAcgtatataatataataatatataatcaGACCCATAGGTTTtcctatgcaaaaaattattttaatttaatattatacttgtcttagtaaaaaaaactaagaaaagtatattttttaacatcgtcgacctaaaatatttataaaaacttttttgatcatagtgttgtcaattttaagatatgtgactaaaaagaacaatatttttttatataaaacaatcagagaaaattaatgatgagaaaaattcataataatacgttaTAGCTgaatctcgaactctagatcactaattgtttcgcttgtgaaattactaataaatcttggaattatttttagtgtaaatagaaaaacggacattaacgtaaatacattttaggcttcatcaaaattagttagtaaaagaggagatttttaataaaatagtaaggtaAAGTTTAAAAAATGTCTGCATATTCTTATCTTGGAAATAATTTCAAACTGTTATACCTTTatatgataattttaattatttaaaaataattttcattaaatttaaataatttaataaaaaatatataaaaagtattttatataCTATTTTTGATAACTTATACTAAaaataacttattttaaaactaaaactaagttataaaaatattagaataatttcatatacaattttaattttttttttttaaaaaaagacgtTCTCTAGACtcttaattaattagataatttcacACATTTAACCAATCATTTTCGctaaaattgaagaaaaaaataataattagcaAATCATTGAGATTGAATCCATGTGCGGGAGCAACTGCCAGTCAACCTGCACCAAACATATCGAGGAAGACGGACCATAAAGTCTCCTTTATTGCGAACTCATCAACAAACTCACACAGACGATCATTTCCTCCTGTCCGTCTGTTCTTGGGCTCACACAAGATGCCGCTGCAGCTGTTTCTGGCCGCGGCGTTCGCGGCGGTGCCGCTGACGCTCTACCTGCCGCCGGTGAGGAACCTGACCTCATTCGTGGAGGTGGCAGAGACGCTGGTCCAGGAGGGCGCCGGCTTCACGCTCCAGTGGTACCGAACTTTCCGCCGCGGCGCGCGGAGGATTATGCTGCTCGATACTTACACACTGGGTAGTCCCGCTCTCGCATTCTAGCAAACACATGGCGGGCATCATCTGGATTCGTTCGATAAGATGGATGTATtttttgtttctgtttttttCAGCGTTAAATTAGAGAACATTTCAACAAAccaaacaagttcaaaacatcaaatcTGACTAAATTAAATCAAGAAATAcctggaaaaaaaaattattcaagcaCGCCGATGCATATCCAGCTGCCGGCGACCATGTTCTCCTTCAGTTAGTACGCGCCGTCATGCAATCTGCCGGCGAACGATGTCGGCGGCGACCGCGGATGAGCTTGGCCGAGGGTGGCGCTGAGGCGGAGGTGGTTGAAGCGTGACAGGGGCGTCGGAGTCGTCGTCATCATCGAGGCCGAGGAAGAAGCGGTCGGCCAGGAGCGGTCAGAGGCGGAAGGGCGAACCCGGGGTTTGGCGGGACTCCACTCGATGAAGGCCCTGACGTCGGGGTCTTTGATCTTGTCCAAGGATTGTGGCCGCACGCCGGACGTCGCCTTCCGGTAGATTTTGGCGACGCTGTCGCACTCGCTGATCTCTTGCGTAGCCATCTCCAGCACGATTAGATAAAGGCGATATGAAACTCCCAGCAAATAGATTGTTGTGGAAATCAATTGGGTAAATAAAATTTGCAAAAGAGTAATTTTTGACGGCGGAATGAACCTGGCCGAGGTTGCCATTGATGAACAGATTGGAGCAGTTGAGGTCGCGGTGGATGATGCAGGGCTCGTGGTTGACCACTTCTTGAGGGCCTTGATCGACACCTCTCTAACCCCTTCTCgatttcttcttcatcctcatctcCTGACAGTCAACGCTCGCAGAGATACGTCAtgaaaggtgagaagaaaatttagaaaaattataaagCAATGGCACGCTGTTGAGGTCATGCCTGATCTCGCCATCTCGCTGTAAGGCCGTAGCCCAGGCAAAACCTCATAGCGAGGTCGTGACCAAAGCGAGATCTCTCCCTGTGACGCCGCTGCCAAGCTATCGctaagagaggagagggaaggggagaAGATCAAGCATACCGATGGGACGATGCATACTGGTACTAGAGATCGAAGAGGAGAGGAACGTGCTAGAGATTGGAGAGGTGGTCGAtcaaagaggaagattttaaggCGTTGGAAAGAAAATTTGAGAATAAAAATCttaattagaaaattaattaattatggaaACTTAATTCAATCACTAAAATAGCAACGGAAACTTAGTTTGTTGCTAAATTAGTGACCATAATTTATTTCGATTTCTAATTAGCGACGGAAATTAAATTTCATCGCTAATTGTgagttttcttgtagtgaattatatgatgagttgcaataaatgatatgatttaattgatcAAATTTCTGAAGGCTCGCCAATGAAATTAATCACCTTCATATAACAAATCAAACAATGCTtaactagcaaacaaaaatataaatatatgaaaattaACATTATATGTTTTTCTAACACTTAAATTCGTAATcgaaagaaataaagcaagaaaactTTACCTTAATCAAAAAGCGTTTGCTGTGGAGTATCGGCGAAGCGACGATGACAACGCTGGCAGCAAACGATATCAATGCTAGTGATAGCGGCgttcggcgataacaacatggaCGACAACGACATCAATGTGCGGCGGAGGATTTTGAAGGTAAAATTAGGATTAGGAAAAGGGAAAGAATAATAAGGGGATTATAAGAGGAAGACGACCACGGGAGTGAAAAAAGGAAAGGGgattagaaggaagaagaaaatacgGGAAGGGAGAGGGGAAAAAGTATAGGCAatgggagagaaaaaaatatcgAGAGAGAAAAAAGTTGgctgagagaagaaaaaaaaggtttgagttctcttatttgttttaaTCGAACAATTTGTAAAAAAAGTtttgatatttttagaatttataattaaattatttttaaataatcacTGTATTAATTTTTTCCCTAAATTTCAGGGGGGGCGCCCGCACCCCCTTTGCCCTATGTAGCTACGCCCCTGGACATAGGTATCTTTTTTTTCGactcctttatttatttatttatttatttatttatttatttatttatttatttatttatttaatatgatgaTACATAAATTCATCCTCTTGTTTTATTGTCATCTAACctttcaatttttctatttgcACATATATCttacaaaataatttctaattgtatgtatgatattacattttgTGTGTTACAAAATGTAAATAAAAACAATGTGATTTCTCTTTCGTGAATCACGAATGTTGTAAGTGATTAAAGTAGCTCAAGTCAACTCCTTATGCGATTGCTCCGTCAATTTTGCAATTGCTTCTGTAAattatgatatggttgaaatTATGATTGCTCTATTCATCACTCTTTTTTCATCCACGATTGCTCCATAATTTCTACTGCTCGGTAACTATTGTAAGTGTAAGCAACTACTATCTCAATTTTAATATTCGATTAAAATGTGTATGATTTTTCCTTGATCTCAATATTAAATGTGGAttggattatttatttatttttatcatagTTAATTGAAGTGTATGCTTAACCAATTTATTATTCATCtaattatattatttaaaatttatgagATTCTAAGTTAATCATGCTAACATTTATTTGTGTTAGGTTATTTTAATATCACatagagagaaaaggagaaaataatattttatcattcTTTAAACTAATAATTGATAATTCTTTATCGTCTGAGAGGACCAAGACTAATACATCTGTTCCTAATGAGAAGTTCGAACCTCCTTCTAAATCTCAAAGAGTTGAGTTTGATGAAACTTCATTTGAACGAGCTAGATCTGGTTGTGTATTCCCATATGGCGACATCCTATTAATTATCATGATAAATTTAGAAGAGTTTATATAAAAATGAGGTCATATAAATCTAAATTGCAAAAGTACTCACAATCTGAATTGGGAAAACAACATTGTTGATTTCAAGATATACGGTTTAAAAAATTTCCATGGTTAGAATACTTTTCTTCAAAGATATAACATTTTATTTTCCATGCTATATTTCTGAATTAAGTGAAGCACAATAATTTACATTTACAATTAAGGGGTTTAAAAGTTAAAAATGCGTTAATAATGGAGCAAAGTGTGTCTTTTTGTCTCACATGGGAAGTTATAACTTGGTGCGTAATAAATTTACAAAATCTGTTGTTGATGATATGAATGTAACTCGAATAAAGTtatgaataaaaaattttctGAATAGATTCAAAAGAATCGATTAAGGTTTGCAGCAACAATTGAGAGTTTCATTGGCTTAGTTTGCAAACATGTGGATTGGAATGTCACGATGAATCTTCATATTCCTAAAATCATGATAATTTCATTAAGATGCTAAAACTTTTGGAAAAATGGAACGCTAGTATTGACGATGTTATTTTAGAGATAGCTCTGAGAAATGCAAAGTATAGCTCATCAAaagtttaaaaagaaattttgcaTATTATTGAT encodes the following:
- the LOC122039993 gene encoding probable serine/threonine-protein kinase WNK7, with protein sequence MATSASECDSVAKIYRKATSGVRPQSLDKIKDPDVRAFIEWSPAKPRVRPSASDRSWPTASSSASMMTTTPTPLSRFNHLRLSATLGQAHPRSPPTSFAGRLHDGAY